One Marasmius oreades isolate 03SP1 chromosome 2, whole genome shotgun sequence DNA segment encodes these proteins:
- the TUB1A gene encoding Tubulin alpha-1A chain — translation MREVISVHVGQAGVQIGNACWELYTVEHGLSPDGRLAEGLSHNDEGFSTFFSETSSGKHVPRSLYVDLEPNVIDEVRSGPYRSLFHPETMVTGKEDAASNYARGHYTIGKEMIDTVMDKIRRLSDNCSGLQGFFVFHSFGGGTGSGFGALILERLSTDYGKKSKLEFSVYPAPTLANSVVEPYNSVLTTHTTLEHSDCSFMVDNEAIYDICKKNLNIPLPGLTNLNRLIAQVVSSITASLRFDGSLNVDLNEFQTNLVPFPRIHFPLATFAPIISAEKAHHEQNSVADMTFSCFEPGNQMVKCDPREGKYMACALLYRGDVVPKDVNAAVAIIKTKRTIQFVDWCPTGFKLGICNEPPAHVPGGDLAKVTRSMCMLSNTTAISSAWSRLDHKFDLLYSKRAFVHWYVGEGMEEGEFSEAREDLAALEKDYEEVGIDSADIEEAGEY, via the exons ATGCGTGAAGTTATCTCAGTACATGTGGGCCAGGCTGGTGTTCAAATCGGTAACGCCTGCT GGGAGTTGTACACTGTTGAGCATGGTCTCAGT CCCGATGGTCGTCTTGCTGAAGGATTATCCCACAACGACGAGGGTTTCAGTACCTTCTTCTCTGAGACCTCGTCAGGCAAACATGTACCACGTTCTTTGTACGTCGATCTTGAGCCCAACGTCATTGACGAGGTCAGGAGTGGCCCCTACCGCAGTCTTTTCCATCCTGAGACCATGGTAACTGGTAAAGAAGACGCAGCCAGCAACT ATGCTCGCGGTCATTATACTATTGGAAAGGAGATGATTGATACCGTGATGGACAAAATCCGTCGCCTTTCAGATAACTGCTCTGGTCTCCAAGGATTCTTCGTCTTCCATTCCTTCGGTGGTGGAACTGGTTCCGGTTTCGGTGCTTTGATCCTTGAACGCCTCTCCACTGACTACGGAAAGAAGTCCAAGCTCGAGTTCAGCGTCTACCCAGCCCCCACACTCGCTAACTCTGTTGTCGAGCCCTACAATTCCGTCTTGACCACGCATACTACCTTGGAACATTCTGACTGTTCTTTTATG GTTGATAACGAGGCTATTTACGACATCTGCAAGAAGAATTTGAACATTCCATTACCAGGCCTTACCAACTTGAACCGACTCATTGCTCAGGTTGTTTCTTCCATTACCGCTTCCCTCCGTTTCGATGGCTCTCTTAACGTTGATCTCAACGAGTTCCAAACTAACCTCGTTCC CTTCCCTCGTATCCATTTCCCGCTCGCTACGTTCGCCCCTATTATTTCTGCTGAGAAGGCTCATCATGAGCAGAACTCTGTGGCCGACATGACATTCTCTTGCTTCGAGCCCGGCAACCAAATGGTGAAATGTGATCCTCGAGAGGGCAAATATA TGGCTTGCGCTCTGCTCTACCGTGGTGACGTCGTCCCTAAGGATGTAAATGCTGCTGTGGCCATCATCAAGACGAAGAGGACCATTCAATTTGTCGACTGGTGTCCAACTGGATTCAAGCTCGGTATTTGCAACGAACCTCCTGCACACGTTCCTGGTGGCGATCTTGCCAAGGTTACTCGTAGCATGTGTATGCTCTCCAACACTACCGCGATCTCCTCCGCATGGAGTCGTCTGGACCACAAGTTCGACCTCCTGTACTCCAAACGTGCCTTTGTTCACTGGTATGTTGGAGAAGGAATGGAAGAGGGTGAATTCTCTGAAGCCCGTGAGGATTTGGCAGCCCTCGAAAAAGACTACGAGGAAGTTGGTATTGACTCTGCTGATATTGAGGAGGCTGGTGAATACTAG
- the TUB1B gene encoding Tubulin beta chain has protein sequence MREVISIHVGQAGVQIGNACWELYLLEHGLSPDGRISEGSPSTTDSGFSTFFSETGSGKHVPRSLYVDLEPGVIDDVKCGPYRSLFHPETMITGKEDAANNYARGHYTIGKELIDPVMDKVRRLAESCTGLQGFFVFHSFGGGTGSGFGALLLERLSMDYGKKSKLEFCVYPAPQLSSSVVEPYNSVLTTHTTLEHSDCSFMVDNEAIYDICKGKLGVSQPSFSNLNRLIAQVVSSVTASLRFDGSLNVDLNEFQTNLVPFPRIHFPLTTYSPLLSADKATHEQNSVSEMTFSCFEHGNQMVKCDPKDGKYMACCLLYRGDVVPKEVSAAVASIKTRRTIQFVDWCPTGFKLGICNEPAACVPGGDLAKNTRSLCMLSNTTAIAVAWARLDHKFDLMYSKRAFVHWYVGEGMEEGEFSEAREDLAALEKDYEEVGTDSADAEEGEY, from the exons ATGCGCGAAGTCATCTCTATTCATGTCGGTCAGGCTGGTGTTCAGATCGGTAATGCTTGCT GGGAACTTTATCTCCTCGAACACGGGCTGAGC CCGGATGGACGCATCTCCGAAGGTTCTCCTTCCACTACAGACAGCGGTTTCTCAACGTTTTTCTCCGAGACTGGCTCCGGAAAACATGTCCCTCGCTCACTATACGTGGATTTGGAACCTGGCGTTATAGACGATGTAAAGTGCGGTCCTTATAGGAGTCTCTTCCACCCAGAGACGATGATAACAGGAAAGGAAGATGCTGCCAACAATT ATGCTCGAGGTCACTACACAATTGGCAAGGAACTCATTGATCCAGTTATGGACAAGGTTCGCCGTCTTGCGGAGAGTTGTACTGGGCTTCAGGGCTTCTTTGTATTCCACTCTTTCGGAGGTGGTACTGGGTCTGGTTTCGGTGCTCTCCTACTCGAACGTCTGTCGATGGATTACGGAAAGAAGTCAAAGCTAGAGTTCTGCGTGTATCCCGCACCTCAGCTATCAAGCTCTGTCGTTGAGCCATACAACTCGGTCTTGACGACCCATACCACTCTCGAACACTCCGATTGCTCGTTTATG GTGGATAACGAGGCCATATATGATATCTGCAAAGGGAAGCTTGGTGTCTCCCAACCTAGCTTCTCCAACTTGAACCGACTGATCGCACAAGTCGTCTCCTCCGTCACTGCTTCGCTACGGTTCGATGGATCATTGAACGTCGACTTGAATGAATTCCAGACAAACTTGGTGCC GTTCCCTCGTATTCATTTCCCCTTAACCACAtactctccccttctctccGCGGACAAAGCTACTCATGAACAAAATTCTGTTTCTGAAATGACGTTCTCCTGCTTTGAGCACGGTAACCAAATGGTCAAGTGCGATCCCAAGGATGGGAAATACA TGGCGTGTTGTTTGCTCTACCGTGGCGACGTAGTTCCTAAGGAGGTTTCAGCTGCCGTTGCTAGTATCAAGACAAGGCGAACCATCCAATTTGTTGACTGGTGCCCGACTGGCTTCAAG TTGGGTATATGCAACGAACCAGCTGCATGTGTTCCAGGGGGTGACTTGGCAAAAAATACGCGCAGTCTTTGCATGCTTTCGAA TACCACAGCAATCGCTGTTGCTTGGGCTCGCCTCG ATCACAAGTTCGATTTGATGTACTCCAAGCGTGCATTTGTTCATTGGTATGTCGGAGAAGGTATGGAAGAA GGTGAATTTTCGGAAGCTCGAGAGGATCTCGCCGCTCTTGAAAAGGACTACGAGGAAGTTGGGACGGACTCGGCCGATGCTGAAGAGGGAGAATATTGA